The Streptomyces sp. NBC_01775 genome includes a region encoding these proteins:
- the meaB gene encoding methylmalonyl Co-A mutase-associated GTPase MeaB, translated as MPPTIDLDSYAKGVLDGSRAQIARAITLVESRRADHRELAQQLLTTLLPHAGGARRVGISGVPGVGKSTFIDALGTLLTERGHRVAVLAVDPSSSRTGGSILGDKTRMERLSVNPDAFVRPSPTSGTLGGVAKATRETMIVMEAAGYDVVLVETVGVGQSESAVAQMVDSFLLLTLARTGDQLQGIKKGVLELADVLAVNKADGPHERDARSAARELAGALRLMKSAETAWTPPVLTCSGREGSGLDEVWERLERHRSLLESTGELAAKRRDQQVEWVWAMVREDLLGRLQRDPEVRRLAPQLEERVREGSLTATRAAQRIVEAFGLK; from the coding sequence GTGCCTCCGACGATCGACCTCGACAGCTACGCCAAGGGCGTCCTGGACGGCTCCCGTGCGCAGATCGCCCGCGCCATCACGCTGGTGGAATCCCGCAGGGCCGACCACCGGGAGCTGGCCCAGCAGCTGCTGACGACGCTGCTGCCGCACGCGGGCGGCGCCCGCAGAGTGGGGATCAGCGGGGTGCCCGGGGTCGGCAAGTCGACGTTCATCGACGCGCTGGGCACGCTGCTGACCGAGCGGGGGCACCGGGTGGCGGTGCTCGCCGTCGACCCCTCCTCCAGCCGTACGGGCGGGTCGATCCTGGGGGACAAGACGCGGATGGAGCGCCTGTCGGTCAACCCGGACGCTTTCGTGCGCCCCTCCCCCACGTCCGGGACGCTGGGCGGGGTCGCCAAGGCCACCCGCGAGACGATGATCGTGATGGAGGCCGCCGGGTACGACGTCGTGCTGGTCGAGACGGTGGGGGTGGGCCAGTCGGAGTCGGCCGTGGCGCAGATGGTCGACTCCTTCCTGCTGCTCACCCTGGCCCGCACGGGCGATCAGTTGCAGGGCATCAAGAAGGGCGTGCTGGAGCTGGCCGATGTGCTGGCGGTCAACAAGGCCGACGGCCCGCACGAGCGCGACGCGCGCTCGGCGGCGCGTGAACTGGCAGGCGCGCTGCGGCTCATGAAGTCGGCGGAGACCGCCTGGACCCCGCCCGTGCTCACGTGCAGCGGGCGCGAGGGCAGCGGGCTGGACGAGGTGTGGGAGCGCCTGGAGCGGCACCGGAGTCTGCTGGAGTCCACCGGGGAGCTGGCGGCCAAGCGGCGTGACCAGCAGGTCGAGTGGGTGTGGGCGATGGTCCGCGAGGATCTGCTGGGCCGGCTCCAGCGGGACCCGGAGGTGCGGCGGCTGGCCCCGCAGCTCGAAGAGCGGGTCCGCGAGGGCTCGTTGACGGCGACGCGCGCCGCCCAGCGGATCGTGGAGGCGTTCGGACTGAAGTGA
- a CDS encoding DMT family transporter, whose translation MDRRALVAACVTVLLWASSFIAIRSSAAHFDPGALALGRLAVASVVLSAILLARRGGFPPREAWPGIAASGILWFGAYMVALNWGEQHVDAGTASMVVNVGPILMALLGGWLLKEGFPPKLMAGMAVSFAGAVVVGLSTSGDGGSSVLGVLLCLFAAVAYAVGVVLQKPTLKHATPMQVTTFGALAGAVVCLPFAGQLTSQVSRAPAAATLQMVYLGVFPTALAFTTWAYAVSRTTAGKMGATTYAVPVLVVFMSWLFLGEVPGWLTLLGGLLCLSGVAVTRIRGKARAQSPEEARGSTADAQPEAPTESSAR comes from the coding sequence GTGGACCGCCGCGCCCTCGTCGCGGCCTGTGTCACCGTGCTGCTGTGGGCATCGTCGTTCATCGCCATCCGCAGCTCCGCGGCGCATTTCGATCCGGGAGCGCTTGCCCTGGGCCGGCTGGCGGTGGCGTCCGTCGTGCTGAGCGCCATCCTGCTGGCCCGGCGGGGCGGGTTCCCGCCCCGCGAGGCATGGCCCGGCATAGCCGCCTCGGGAATTCTGTGGTTCGGCGCGTACATGGTCGCCCTGAACTGGGGCGAGCAGCACGTGGACGCCGGCACCGCTTCCATGGTCGTCAACGTCGGACCGATCCTGATGGCGCTCCTGGGCGGCTGGCTGCTGAAGGAGGGCTTCCCGCCCAAGCTGATGGCGGGCATGGCGGTGTCCTTCGCCGGGGCCGTGGTGGTCGGGCTGTCCACGTCCGGCGACGGGGGGTCATCTGTCCTCGGCGTGCTGCTGTGCCTGTTCGCGGCGGTGGCGTACGCGGTGGGTGTGGTGCTTCAGAAGCCGACGTTGAAGCACGCCACGCCGATGCAGGTGACGACGTTCGGAGCGCTCGCGGGAGCGGTGGTCTGCCTCCCGTTCGCCGGACAGTTGACGTCGCAGGTGAGCCGGGCTCCCGCGGCGGCGACATTGCAGATGGTGTATCTGGGCGTCTTCCCGACGGCCCTGGCGTTCACCACGTGGGCCTACGCGGTGTCTCGTACGACCGCCGGGAAGATGGGTGCCACGACGTACGCGGTGCCGGTGCTCGTCGTCTTCATGTCGTGGCTGTTCCTCGGCGAGGTGCCCGGCTGGCTGACGCTGCTCGGCGGTCTCCTGTGCCTGTCCGGGGTCGCCGTGACGCGTATACGGGGAAAGGCGCGTGCCCAGAGCCCCGAGGAAGCACGAGGGAGTACAGCCGACGCTCAGCCCGAGGCGCCGACCGAGTCCTCCGCGCGGTAG